A genome region from Triticum aestivum cultivar Chinese Spring chromosome 2B, IWGSC CS RefSeq v2.1, whole genome shotgun sequence includes the following:
- the LOC123044687 gene encoding tRNA wybutosine-synthesizing protein 2/3/4 — MDFARRKAAALAALSSPAPDKSPKGGVDVPIAPLLDALNSHADLFTTSSCSGRISVLAQPSPQSQAADPKPKKKARGGGWLYISHDPADADAVVELLFGGTGCGERGGGDELVFRFEPMIVAVECRDASAAATLVAAAIGAGFRESGITSLQRRAMVAIRCSIRMEVPLGLTNELVVSPEYIRYLVRIANCKMEANKKRMDGFLDVLQSKGLPGISGLQVHTKKDDLSLGSEVQASLNQSVQTHDELLVTEKRRDSYNCDAGTKGDCEIGENSIEGSYYENRDAVRNNIAKHGFGNAERLMHEGKLSASSGNRSSHLSITELKISGEPVEKLFLWGQSACAFTVGGEQQVLTFGGFGGPGRHSRRNYSLLLDPTSGLLKEINVKDSPSPRMGHTTTAVGNHIYAVGGRAGPSEILDDVWVLQSTENRWSRVECSGDIFHPRHRHAAAAAALKIYVFGGLSNEGIYSCLNILDTESMRWNVISAAGEWPCARHSHSLVSYGSTLFMFGGHDGQRALNDFYSFDTTTLSWNKEITSGRTPSPRFSHCMFIYKHYIGILGGCPIRENNQEIALLHLKHRVWFHVSIPALGQCLCVRSSSVVTDDDLVVIGGGASCYAFGTKFCQPVKIDLHLLESVFELANKKNDNAVQSWDAIYTMDLQEREQNGTFISHNVKSMVDAATNGIAGSDPLVFQLEKKYAKLAKDILKKFGWLDLARKVRVSQDNVLVLFPVSRNFHTLVTDQHSKLLDDDSCISKGLLGCPEKKLTGASIALHEALEILSSFHGSFLKDELALSRKAYKSPQIIMRELISSLLERKGMPSRLLEQLPTRWETLGDITVLPKTCFKDLLWESVREELWQLVAKSLGAQRLARQGKIMPNGTRDSTLELLVGDNGWVTHYENGISYSLDATKCMFSSGNRSEKLRMGQLDCRDEVVVDLFSGIGYFVLPFLVKANAKLVYACEWNPHALEALQRNVMDNHVADRCVILEGDNRLTAPKGVADRVCLGLIPSSECSWATAVRALRVGGGVLHIHGNVNDSDEARWLDNVVESISSIATAHGLSWKVSLEHVEQVKWYGPHIRHVVADVRCGSD, encoded by the exons ATGGACTTCGCTCGCCGGAAAGCGGCGGCGCTGGCCGCGCTCTCCTCGCCGGCGCCGGACAAGTCACCGAAAGGCGGCGTAGACGTCCCCATCGCCCCGCTCCTCGACGCGCTGAACTCCCACGCAGATCTCTTCACCACGTCCTCCTGCTCCGGCCGCATCTCAGTTCTCGCGCAGCCCTCGCCGCAGTCCCAAGCGGCCGACCCCAAGCCCAAGAAGAAGGCCCGCGGCGGCGGGTGGTTGTACATCTCGCACGACCCCGCTGACGCGGACGCAGTTGTGGAGCTCCTGTTCGGCGGGACTGGATGCGGAGAGAGGGGTGGAGGGGATGAGCTCGTGTTCAGGTTCGAGCCGATGATCGTGGCGGTGGAGTGCAGGGATGCTTCGGCAGCCGCGACGCTCGTGGCCGCTGCAATCGGGGCGGGGTTCCGGGAGTCAG GTATCACAAGCTTGCAAAGACGGGCAATGGTAGCAATAAGATGTTCAATTCGCATGGAGGTGCCTCTTGGTCTGACAAATGAACTTGTTGTTTCTCCTGAGTACATCCGGTACCTTGTTAGAATTGCCAACTGTAAGATGGAGGCAAACAAGAAACGAATGGATGGCTTTCTAGACGTTTTGCAGTCAAAG GGTCTGCCAGGTATATCTGGGTTGCAAGTGCATACCAAAAAAGACGATCTTTCTTTGGGCTCTGAAGTTCAGGCGTCACTCAATCAGAGTGTACAAACACATGATGAACTATTAGTTACGGAAAAGAGACGTGACAGCTATAATTGTGACGCTGGTACCAAAGGTGATTGTGAAATTGGTGAGAATTCAATAGAAGGGTCATATTATGAAAATCGAGATGCTGTACGCAACAACATTGCGAAGCATGGTTTTGGTAATGCTGAACG ATTAATGCATGAGGGAAAACTATCAGCATCATCGGGAAATAGAAGTTCCCATCTTTCTATTACTGAGTTGAAGATCAGTGGTGAACCAGTTGAGAAGCTCTTCTTATGGGGCCAATCTGCTTGTGCGTTTACTGTTGGAGGAGAGCAGCAGGTCCTAACTTTCGGTGGTTTTGGAGGACCAGGAAGACATTCAAGAAGAAATTATTCCCTTCTGCTTGATCCCACATCTGGGTTGTTGAAGGAAATAAACGTTAAAGATTCACCTTCACCACGGATGGGTCATACAACTACTGCAGTAGGCAACCATATTTATGCTGTCGGAGGCAGGGCTGGTCCTTCAGAAATTCTTGATGATGTCTGGGTTTTGCAAAGCACAGAAAATAGATGGTCAAGAGTAGAGTGCAGTGGGGATATTTTCCATCCAAG GCACCGACATGCTGCTGCAGCAGCAGCTTTGAAAATATATGTGTTTGGTGGACTCAGTAATGAAGGCATATATTCTTGTTTGAATATATTGGACACAGAAAGCATGCGATGGAATGTGATTTCTGCTGCTGGTGAATGGCCATGTGCTCGACATTCACATTCTCTGGTGTCTTATGGGTCAACACTGTTCATGTTTGGGGGTCATGATGGTCAGCGGGCACTGAATGATTTTTATAGTTTTGATACAACAACACTTAGTTGGAACAAAGAAATCACTAGCGGAAGAACTCCCTCTCCTAGATTTTCACATTGCATGTTCATCTATAAACACTATATTGGGATACTTGGTGGTTGCCCAATCAGAGAAAACAACCAAGAAATAGCATTGCTACACTTAAAGCATAGAGTCTGGTTCCATGTCTCCATTCCAGCTCTAGGTCAATGCCTTTGTGTGCGTAGCTCATCTGTTGTCACCGATGATGATCTTGTTGTTATTGGCGGTGGTGCATCTTGCTATGCATTTGGAACAAAATTTTGTCAACCAGTAAAAATTGATCTTCATTTGCTGGAGTCAGTATTTGAACTTGCTAACAAGAAAAACGACAATGCCGTACAGAGTTGGGATGCAATATATACAATGGATTTACAAGAACGTGAGCAAAATGGCACCTTTATTAGTCATAACGTGAAGTCAATGGTTGATGCTGCCACTAATGGTATTGCTGGTTCAGATCCTCTGGTTTTCCAATTGGAAAAGAAATATGCCAAATTAGCGAAGGATATTCTAAAAAAGTTTGGATGGTTGGACCTTGCTAGAAAAGTTCGAGTGAGCCAGGATAATGTCCTTGTTCTTTTTCCTGTTAGTAGAAACTTCCACACCTTAGTCACTGATCAACATTCCAAGTTGCTAGATGATGATTCATGTATCTCTAAAGGACTATTGGGATGTCCGGAGAAGAAGCTTACCGGTGCTAGCATTGCTCTTCATGAAGCATTGGAAATATTATCATCGTTCCATGGTTCCTTTTTGAAAGATGAACTAGCTCTCAGCCGAAAAGCTTATAAATCTCCTCAAATCATCATGAGAGAACTTATATCTTCTCTACTGGAAAGAAAAGGAATGCCCTCTCGGTTGTTAGAGCAGCTGCCAACTAG GTGGGAAACCTTAGGTGATATCACCGTGCTTCCAAAGACTTGTTTTAAGGACCTGCTGTGGGAATCAGTTAGAGAAGAACTTTGGCAACTAGTTGCCAAGTCGCTTGGGGCGCAACGTCTTGCACGCCAA GGGAAAATCATGCCAAATGGCACAAGAGATAGTACATTAGAACTTCTTGTGGGTGATAATGGGTGGGTAACCCATTATGAAAATGGCATCTCTTATTCACTCGATGCAACAAAATGCATGTTTTCTTCTGGTAATCGCTCTGAGAAGCTTCGAATGGGACAGCTTGATTGTAGAGATGAAGTGGTTGTGGACTTGTTTTCCGGAATTGGATACTTTGTGCTCCCATTTCTTGTGAA GGCTAATGCGAAGTTGGTTTATGCATGTGAATGGAATCCACATGCTCTGGAGGCTCTTCAGCGGAATGTAATGGACAACCATGTAGCAGATCGATGCGTTATACTTGAAGGAGATAACCGTTTGACAGCACCAAAA GGGGTTGCTGATCGTGTTTGTCTTGGGCTGATACCCTCCAGTGAATGTAGCTGGGCTACTGCTGTTAGGGCTTTGAG GGTTGGCGGAGGCGTATTACATATACATGGGAACGTCAACGACTCAGATGAGGCGCGCTGGTTGGACAATGTTGTTGAATCTATCAGTAGCATTGCGACAGCTCATG GACTGTCTTGGAAAGTCTCTCTGGAGCATGTCGAACAAGTCAAATGGTATGGGCCGCACATTCGACATGTCGTAGCTGATGTCAGATGTGGGTCAGACTGA